One genomic region from Chlamydia poikilotherma encodes:
- the groEL3 gene encoding variant chaperonin GroEL3 encodes MLDKENSLYDTDKKLFLGIDKVFHSVKDRYGPLASSLSFFEHEGYLALSRINLADPHENIGVDFAKVMAKKIHKKYLDGVTTGIILLYTLLKESYLLLDQGLSLYKLCSALKKMGKKLLASLETHSWPLKDNNKAKGIIFSAFPDLTIATDLAEAFSAVGSEGFISLSQLEVSNIQITQGLKIPCGYISPYFISQSTKRTVVLAHPRIFVTDKKITSVLTLLPLLQELQEKGEQLLIFCNGIDQDALATLTVNKLENLLQIVVVDLNHASFDPTFFEDITLFTGTTVFSQNFSPAMQLPECASLGSCASVEISQKETVIIRGNNVSEVLALKIHQIEEEIRTCSSPETKNSLMKRKHRLESSVAIVPVREENKFFYSLALSTLTSALDKGYVPGGGTGLFYASLNLCEEDKVSEEERGAMNVVQACCRAPLEQLINNLKLDSKVIINKLISLSTPSLGMNVLSQQIEDLIASGILDPLAKVEDIFSLALETGLNILSSKVIINDTK; translated from the coding sequence ATGTTAGATAAGGAAAATTCCCTTTATGATACAGATAAAAAACTTTTCCTTGGAATAGATAAAGTTTTTCATTCCGTTAAGGATCGCTACGGTCCCCTCGCTTCGTCTCTATCTTTTTTTGAACACGAAGGTTATCTAGCTTTATCTCGTATAAATCTAGCGGATCCCCATGAAAATATTGGTGTAGATTTTGCCAAAGTCATGGCGAAGAAAATTCACAAGAAATATCTTGATGGTGTGACTACTGGCATCATTTTACTCTATACTCTTCTTAAAGAAAGCTATCTTCTTCTAGATCAAGGTTTATCCCTTTATAAGCTCTGTTCCGCTTTAAAAAAAATGGGGAAAAAGCTCCTAGCATCTTTGGAAACACATTCCTGGCCCTTAAAAGATAATAATAAAGCTAAGGGAATTATTTTTTCTGCTTTCCCAGATCTTACAATTGCCACAGACTTGGCAGAAGCTTTTTCAGCTGTAGGTTCTGAAGGATTTATCTCGTTGTCACAACTCGAAGTATCGAATATACAAATCACTCAGGGATTAAAAATCCCCTGTGGTTACATATCTCCTTATTTTATTTCTCAATCTACAAAGCGTACAGTCGTACTTGCTCATCCCCGGATCTTCGTTACTGATAAGAAAATTACTTCAGTGCTTACCCTTCTCCCACTACTACAGGAATTACAAGAGAAAGGGGAACAGCTGCTTATTTTCTGCAATGGTATAGATCAAGACGCTCTTGCCACATTAACGGTGAACAAACTCGAGAACCTTCTACAAATTGTTGTTGTCGATTTAAATCATGCCTCTTTTGATCCAACTTTTTTCGAAGACATCACCTTATTCACAGGAACTACGGTTTTTTCTCAAAACTTTTCTCCAGCTATGCAACTCCCCGAATGTGCATCTTTAGGTTCTTGTGCATCTGTAGAAATCTCGCAAAAAGAAACGGTAATCATTCGTGGAAATAACGTATCTGAAGTTCTAGCATTGAAAATACATCAAATAGAGGAAGAGATCCGCACCTGCTCTTCTCCAGAAACAAAAAACTCATTAATGAAAAGAAAGCATCGCTTAGAAAGTTCTGTTGCTATTGTTCCTGTCCGAGAAGAAAATAAATTTTTCTATTCCTTAGCTCTCTCTACATTAACATCTGCCTTAGACAAAGGTTATGTTCCTGGAGGTGGTACGGGTTTATTCTATGCTTCTTTAAATCTATGTGAAGAAGATAAAGTATCCGAAGAAGAACGCGGAGCCATGAATGTTGTACAAGCATGTTGCCGGGCACCTTTGGAACAATTAATCAACAATTTGAAATTAGACAGTAAGGTTATTATCAATAAACTCATATCGTTATCAACTCCAAGTCTAGGTATGAATGTTCTTTCACAGCAAATTGAAGATCTCATTGCTTCGGGAATCTTAGACCCTTTAGCTAAAGTAGAGGATATTTTTTCCTTGGCATTAGAAACAGGATTAAACATACTTTCATCAAAAGTAATCATCAACGATACAAAGTAA
- a CDS encoding metallophosphoesterase family protein, with amino-acid sequence MHNKSSEAYRIIHISDVHFCVFPKNPLTCLNKRFKGALRQVFGGVTFQSSTISERFPDLVVKLQADSICITGDFSLTALDAEFLLAQKFVNNLEKHASVHVLPGNHDVYTQKALNHQTFYQYFPNTQLQNQQISFNKLIDHWWLVLLDCSCLNGWFSANGMIKSSQISVLENFILSLPPKENIIIANHYPLLPTKDPSHDLMNHLLLQHVLKKYANVRLYLHGHNHQAAVYNCKDHAPNMILNSGSISLPSNARFHIIDLYSQGYHVYTAAITNLLDTKKPLEISIEASLESW; translated from the coding sequence ATGCATAACAAATCTTCAGAAGCTTATCGTATTATTCATATCTCTGATGTGCATTTTTGTGTCTTCCCCAAGAATCCATTAACCTGTCTTAATAAAAGATTTAAAGGGGCATTACGCCAAGTATTTGGTGGCGTTACATTCCAATCATCAACTATATCCGAACGTTTCCCTGACTTAGTTGTAAAATTGCAAGCTGATAGCATTTGTATTACAGGAGATTTTTCTCTTACAGCTTTGGACGCAGAGTTCCTACTTGCTCAAAAATTTGTGAATAACCTAGAAAAGCATGCTTCCGTCCACGTACTTCCTGGAAATCATGACGTTTATACTCAGAAGGCACTGAATCACCAAACATTTTATCAATACTTTCCTAATACACAATTACAAAATCAACAAATCTCTTTTAATAAACTTATAGACCACTGGTGGCTAGTCTTATTAGATTGTTCTTGTTTGAATGGTTGGTTCTCAGCGAATGGTATGATAAAGTCATCTCAAATTTCTGTTTTAGAAAATTTCATTCTTAGTCTTCCTCCAAAAGAAAACATTATCATCGCTAATCACTATCCTCTTTTACCTACAAAAGATCCTTCTCATGATTTAATGAATCACCTACTTTTACAACATGTCCTGAAAAAGTATGCTAATGTACGTTTATATCTTCATGGGCATAATCATCAGGCTGCAGTTTACAACTGTAAAGATCATGCACCAAATATGATTTTAAATAGTGGTTCTATCTCATTACCTTCTAATGCGCGTTTTCATATTATAGACCTGTACTCCCAAGGGTATCATGTCTATACTGCAGCAATAACCAATCTCTTAGACACAAAAAAACCTTTAGAGATCTCTATAGAAGCTAGTCTGGAGTCGTGGTAA
- the efp gene encoding elongation factor P encodes MVRVSTSEFRVGLRIEIDGQPYLILQNDFVKPGKGQAFNRIKVKNFLTGRVIERTFKSGESVETADVREQQMRFLYSDQEGATFMDDETFEQEMIFWDKIENIRQWLLEDTIYTLVLYNGNVIGVEPPIFMELTIAETAPGVRGDTASGRVLKPATTNTGAKIMVPIFIEEGEVVKIDTRTGSYESRVSK; translated from the coding sequence ATGGTTCGTGTAAGTACTAGTGAATTTCGTGTAGGATTAAGAATAGAAATAGATGGTCAACCCTATTTGATTTTGCAAAATGACTTTGTAAAACCAGGAAAAGGCCAAGCCTTCAATAGGATTAAGGTAAAGAATTTTTTGACTGGAAGAGTCATTGAAAGAACGTTTAAGTCTGGGGAATCTGTAGAAACCGCAGATGTACGAGAGCAACAGATGCGTTTCCTCTACTCGGATCAAGAAGGCGCTACCTTCATGGATGATGAGACATTTGAACAAGAGATGATTTTCTGGGATAAAATAGAAAATATCCGGCAGTGGTTATTAGAAGATACAATCTATACATTAGTCTTATACAACGGTAATGTTATTGGGGTAGAACCTCCAATTTTTATGGAACTTACTATTGCTGAAACAGCGCCAGGTGTACGCGGAGATACAGCTTCAGGAAGAGTATTGAAACCAGCAACGACCAATACAGGAGCAAAAATTATGGTTCCTATTTTCATTGAAGAAGGTGAAGTTGTTAAAATAGATACACGCACAGGGAGTTACGAATCCCGAGTCTCTAAGTAG
- a CDS encoding AMP nucleosidase yields MSKQKDTNINESKIAQDMLERYSGSTIEEFCPYLLLTNFAYYTHVFAEAYQVPISKGSMFSAAHAPQVNASILDFKLGSPGAALTVDLCSFLPNVKAAVMLGMCGGLRSHYQIGDYFVPIASIRGEGTSDVYFPPEVPALANFMVQKTITEILEEKKSNYHIGITHTTNIRFWEFNKEFRKKLYENKAQTIEMECATLFSVGYRRNLPMGALLIISDLPLRKEGIKTKESGNLVLKTYTHDHIATGIDVVTKLDTVLRNRSTNTHKGLPHMELGEADDTMPKNSGISDNDY; encoded by the coding sequence ATGTCCAAGCAAAAAGACACAAATATCAATGAATCAAAAATAGCCCAGGATATGTTAGAGCGTTATTCCGGATCGACTATTGAAGAGTTTTGTCCTTATCTGCTCTTAACAAATTTTGCTTATTATACCCATGTATTTGCAGAAGCTTATCAAGTACCCATTTCAAAGGGGTCGATGTTTTCCGCAGCACACGCGCCTCAGGTGAATGCTTCTATTCTTGATTTTAAGTTGGGGTCTCCTGGAGCAGCTTTAACTGTCGACTTATGTTCGTTTCTTCCTAATGTAAAGGCTGCTGTAATGCTGGGTATGTGTGGTGGGCTACGTTCACACTATCAAATTGGGGATTATTTTGTGCCTATAGCTAGCATTCGAGGAGAAGGAACTTCGGATGTTTATTTCCCTCCCGAAGTCCCTGCTTTAGCAAACTTTATGGTTCAGAAAACTATTACAGAGATATTAGAAGAGAAAAAATCAAATTACCATATCGGAATTACCCACACTACAAATATCCGCTTTTGGGAATTCAATAAGGAATTTAGAAAGAAGCTTTATGAAAATAAAGCCCAAACCATAGAAATGGAATGTGCTACATTATTTTCCGTGGGTTATAGAAGAAATCTTCCTATGGGGGCTCTACTCATTATTTCAGATTTACCTCTAAGAAAAGAAGGAATAAAGACTAAGGAAAGTGGAAACCTTGTATTGAAGACCTACACACACGATCATATCGCCACAGGAATTGATGTCGTGACAAAATTAGACACAGTATTGCGAAATCGTTCTACAAACACACACAAAGGCTTACCCCATATGGAACTTGGGGAGGCTGACGATACGATGCCTAAAAATTCTGGAATCTCAGATAATGATTATTGA
- the tkt gene encoding transketolase, producing MVNRELDIDVLEKISGTLKQLSIEIIQKAGSGHPGLPLGCAELAAYLYSYVLRHNSKDPLWIDRDRFVLSAGHGSALLYACLYLAGYDVSLEDLQQFRQLHSRTPGHPEFGETEGVEATTGPLGQGLGNAVGMALSMKMLQVRFNRPEHEIFNSKVYCLSGDGCMMEGVSHEVCSLAGTLGLDNLVVIYDYNNIVLDGFLGEVSSEDVKKRFESYGWEVYEIDGYDFSIIHETFVKIKQSQQRPVLIVAHTVIGHGSPKEGSHKAHGAPLGEDGVEQTKRFWHLPEEKFFISPVVKSFFSHKLQEDRKVQEEWQDDFRVWSRQFPDLHQEFLSLKAAISSEKLDTILENIEMPEAIAGRAASNKIIQNLAKNIPSLIGGSADLSSSDGTWIADAKDINSHDFSGRNIKYGVREFGMGAIMNGLAYSQVFRPFGGTFLVFSDYLRNAIRLAALAKLPVIYQFTHDSIFVGEDGPTHQPIEQIMSLRAIPSLQVIRPGDANEVKGAWHAALRYLGPTALILSRQNLPTLAQTNRPFKEGVGRGAYIVLKETQGKPDYTLFATGSELHLALAVAQELIYLDKKVRVISFPCWELFEQQDFEYRESVIGGDLGLRVSIEAGSALGWYKYIGSSGLAIAMDRFGYSGAPADVAEACGFTADCILQRILSQ from the coding sequence ATGGTCAACAGAGAATTAGATATAGATGTCTTAGAAAAGATCTCGGGAACTCTTAAACAGTTAAGCATAGAGATCATTCAAAAAGCTGGTTCTGGTCATCCGGGATTGCCTTTAGGCTGTGCGGAACTTGCCGCATACTTGTATAGTTATGTTTTGAGACATAATTCCAAAGATCCTTTATGGATTGATAGAGACCGGTTTGTTTTGTCAGCAGGACACGGCTCGGCATTATTATATGCTTGTCTTTATCTTGCTGGATACGATGTTTCTCTAGAAGATCTGCAGCAATTTCGTCAGTTACATTCACGGACTCCTGGCCATCCAGAATTTGGAGAAACAGAGGGTGTTGAAGCCACTACTGGACCTTTAGGTCAGGGTTTAGGAAATGCCGTAGGTATGGCTTTATCTATGAAAATGCTTCAAGTCCGCTTTAATCGACCTGAGCATGAAATTTTCAATAGTAAAGTATATTGTTTATCTGGTGATGGATGCATGATGGAAGGCGTTAGCCATGAAGTCTGTAGTTTAGCAGGAACCCTAGGTTTAGATAATCTTGTAGTTATATATGACTACAATAATATTGTTTTAGATGGCTTCTTAGGGGAAGTAAGTTCTGAAGATGTAAAGAAGCGTTTTGAATCTTACGGTTGGGAAGTTTATGAAATAGATGGATATGACTTTTCCATTATTCATGAAACATTTGTAAAAATTAAACAATCACAGCAACGTCCTGTATTAATAGTAGCCCATACAGTTATAGGTCATGGTTCTCCTAAAGAAGGGAGTCATAAGGCACACGGAGCGCCTTTAGGAGAAGATGGAGTAGAACAGACAAAGCGTTTTTGGCATCTTCCTGAAGAGAAATTCTTTATTTCTCCCGTAGTAAAGTCTTTCTTTTCCCATAAATTACAAGAAGATCGTAAAGTTCAAGAGGAATGGCAGGACGATTTTCGTGTTTGGTCCCGTCAATTTCCTGATTTGCATCAAGAATTTCTTTCGCTAAAAGCTGCAATCTCCTCAGAAAAATTAGATACAATACTTGAAAATATAGAAATGCCAGAGGCTATAGCTGGTCGCGCTGCGTCTAACAAGATCATTCAAAATTTAGCCAAGAACATTCCTTCCCTTATTGGGGGATCTGCAGATTTGTCAAGTTCAGATGGAACATGGATAGCAGATGCTAAAGATATTAATAGCCACGACTTTTCTGGAAGAAATATTAAATATGGTGTTCGAGAATTCGGTATGGGAGCCATTATGAATGGTTTAGCCTATTCTCAAGTATTCCGACCTTTTGGAGGAACATTCTTAGTATTCTCTGATTACTTAAGGAATGCAATTCGTTTGGCAGCATTGGCAAAGTTGCCTGTTATTTACCAATTTACCCATGATTCTATTTTTGTTGGTGAGGATGGTCCAACACATCAACCTATCGAACAGATCATGTCATTAAGGGCAATTCCAAGTTTACAAGTTATCCGTCCTGGAGATGCTAATGAAGTGAAAGGAGCTTGGCATGCAGCACTGCGCTATCTCGGTCCTACGGCATTGATTCTTTCCCGGCAAAACTTACCTACTCTAGCGCAAACAAACAGACCATTTAAAGAAGGTGTAGGACGCGGAGCCTATATTGTTTTAAAAGAGACTCAAGGCAAGCCAGATTATACTTTATTTGCTACAGGATCGGAGTTGCATTTAGCTTTAGCTGTTGCTCAAGAGTTAATCTACTTAGATAAGAAAGTTCGTGTAATTTCCTTCCCCTGTTGGGAACTATTCGAACAGCAAGATTTTGAATATCGAGAGAGTGTAATCGGCGGTGATTTAGGTTTAAGAGTATCTATAGAAGCAGGATCTGCATTGGGGTGGTATAAATATATAGGTTCTAGTGGTTTAGCCATTGCCATGGATAGATTTGGTTATTCCGGAGCTCCCGCTGATGTAGCAGAAGCTTGTGGATTTACTGCAGATTGCATTTTGCAAAGGATACTTTCTCAATAA
- the alaS gene encoding alanine--tRNA ligase, with protein sequence MLSNTLRSNFLKFYANRHHTIVPSSPVFPHNDPSILFTNAGMNQFKDIFLNKETVSYTRATTSQKCIRAGGKHNDLDNVGHTSRHLTFFEMLGNFSFGDYFKEQAIAFAWEVSLSVFNFDPDFIYATVHEKDDEAFALWEKHLPSERIFRLTDKDNFWSMAETGPCGYCSELLFDRGEKFGKATSPLEDTEGERFLEYWNLVFMEFNRTAESSLLALPSKHVDTGAGLERLVSIISGTDTVFEADVLRLLISKTEELSGKTYNADKALGAAFRVIADHTRSLSFAIADGLLPGNTERGYVLRKILRRSINYGKRLGFTKPFLAEIVPSLVDAMGEAYPELRLSLSQIQEVMTMEEENYFKSLHRGGNLLQQVLKSSSSSSIISGEDAFKLKDTYGLPLDEIALLAKDYDFSVDMETFHQLEEEAKERSRKNIAKSHSSTDAIYDALSLGENSEFIGYNDLSCDTFIEAIVCDGKRVSSLKEKEKGTLILKVTPFYAEKGGQIGDAGEIFCSDGTFIVSHTTSPKAGMIIHHGEVSQGQLSQDQAITAQVNCIRRKKIGNNHTGCHLLHKALEMTLGDHVRQAGSYVDDSKIRLDFTHPKAIAPEDLVSIELLVNEKIRENHRIETREAMYSDVMNSKEIKQFFGDKYSDVVRVVSAGFSHELCGGTHAEFTGDLGYFRILKEHAVATGIRRIEAVTGREAETLAHEDNEDLNEISLILQSPRDQILNKLQNILEEKKEQAKEISELENKLINSLLDKLVDRCQQVEDVSYLIHHLPESESHRLQRYANCLHQKIPSRLISLWTTQKNGKLIIFSRISDDLVKQGLQAKDLLKILLTPCGGRWGGKDIFAQGSADHLPQADALNNTLWQWISTQLI encoded by the coding sequence ATGTTAAGTAACACTCTTCGATCTAATTTTTTAAAATTTTACGCTAACCGCCACCACACCATCGTTCCTTCTTCTCCCGTTTTCCCTCATAACGACCCCTCAATTCTTTTTACAAACGCAGGAATGAACCAATTTAAGGATATTTTTTTAAACAAAGAAACTGTGAGCTATACGCGAGCCACCACTTCTCAAAAATGTATCCGTGCTGGAGGCAAGCATAATGACCTTGATAATGTTGGACATACATCACGTCATCTTACTTTCTTCGAAATGTTAGGGAATTTCTCTTTCGGTGATTATTTTAAAGAGCAAGCGATTGCTTTTGCCTGGGAAGTATCTCTATCTGTATTTAATTTCGATCCTGATTTTATTTATGCGACTGTTCATGAAAAAGATGATGAAGCTTTTGCTCTTTGGGAAAAGCATCTTCCCTCGGAACGTATTTTCAGATTAACTGACAAGGATAACTTCTGGAGTATGGCAGAAACCGGTCCTTGCGGATACTGTTCTGAGCTTCTTTTTGATCGTGGCGAAAAATTTGGCAAAGCCACATCTCCCCTGGAAGATACTGAAGGTGAACGCTTTTTAGAATATTGGAATCTTGTTTTCATGGAATTCAATCGTACGGCGGAGAGTTCTCTATTAGCTTTACCTAGTAAACATGTCGATACAGGCGCAGGGTTAGAACGCCTGGTTTCTATTATTTCTGGGACAGATACAGTTTTCGAAGCTGATGTTTTACGTCTTCTTATTTCAAAAACAGAAGAACTGTCAGGGAAAACTTATAACGCAGACAAGGCTTTAGGCGCTGCTTTTAGAGTCATTGCAGATCATACGCGCTCATTATCCTTTGCTATTGCTGATGGTTTACTTCCTGGAAACACAGAACGTGGTTACGTATTAAGAAAAATTTTACGAAGATCTATCAACTATGGGAAACGTTTAGGATTTACTAAACCTTTCTTAGCAGAAATTGTTCCCTCTTTAGTTGATGCTATGGGAGAGGCCTATCCTGAATTACGCCTATCTTTATCCCAAATTCAAGAAGTTATGACTATGGAAGAAGAGAATTACTTTAAATCTCTTCATCGTGGTGGGAACTTACTCCAACAGGTACTCAAATCGTCATCATCATCCTCAATCATTTCTGGAGAGGATGCCTTCAAATTAAAAGACACCTATGGGTTACCCCTTGATGAAATCGCTTTATTAGCTAAAGATTACGACTTCTCCGTAGATATGGAAACCTTTCATCAATTAGAAGAAGAGGCCAAAGAACGTTCTCGAAAAAATATTGCCAAATCTCATAGTTCTACAGACGCAATTTATGACGCATTATCCTTAGGAGAGAATTCAGAGTTTATTGGTTATAATGACCTATCCTGCGATACATTTATTGAGGCAATAGTTTGTGATGGGAAACGAGTGTCTTCACTTAAGGAGAAAGAGAAAGGCACCTTAATTTTAAAAGTCACTCCTTTCTATGCAGAAAAGGGGGGCCAAATTGGAGATGCTGGAGAGATATTCTGTTCTGATGGGACATTTATTGTTAGTCATACAACGTCTCCAAAAGCAGGAATGATAATTCATCACGGAGAAGTTTCCCAAGGACAACTTTCTCAAGATCAAGCAATAACCGCACAAGTAAATTGTATTCGCAGAAAGAAAATTGGCAATAATCATACGGGCTGTCATCTTCTACATAAAGCTTTAGAGATGACTCTTGGTGATCATGTTCGGCAAGCAGGATCTTATGTTGACGATTCAAAAATTCGTTTAGATTTCACTCACCCCAAAGCTATTGCTCCAGAAGATTTAGTTTCTATTGAACTTTTAGTTAATGAAAAGATCAGGGAAAATCATCGTATAGAAACTCGTGAAGCTATGTATTCTGATGTTATGAATTCCAAAGAAATCAAACAATTTTTTGGAGATAAGTATAGCGATGTTGTCCGCGTAGTCTCAGCAGGATTTTCTCATGAACTTTGTGGAGGAACTCATGCAGAATTTACAGGAGATCTCGGTTATTTTCGCATACTTAAGGAACATGCTGTAGCCACAGGAATACGCCGCATAGAAGCTGTAACGGGTAGAGAGGCTGAGACTCTAGCACATGAAGACAATGAGGATCTCAATGAAATTTCTCTTATCTTACAATCTCCTCGAGATCAAATTCTGAATAAATTACAAAACATTCTAGAAGAGAAAAAAGAACAAGCAAAAGAGATTTCCGAATTAGAAAACAAACTTATTAATTCTCTATTGGATAAGCTTGTTGACCGTTGTCAACAGGTTGAAGATGTTTCCTATTTGATTCATCACTTACCTGAATCAGAAAGTCATCGTCTACAACGGTATGCTAACTGCTTACATCAGAAAATACCCTCACGTTTAATTTCCTTATGGACAACTCAGAAAAATGGAAAACTTATCATTTTTTCTCGAATTTCTGATGATCTTGTTAAACAAGGGCTACAGGCTAAAGATCTTTTAAAAATATTACTCACACCTTGTGGTGGTCGTTGGGGAGGAAAGGATATATTTGCACAAGGTAGTGCAGATCATCTCCCACAAGCAGACGCATTAAATAATACTTTATGGCAATGGATTTCGACCCAGTTAATTTAA